One Moorella sp. E308F DNA segment encodes these proteins:
- a CDS encoding radical SAM protein, giving the protein MTDYPGYIDSSRSGRLKDLAAGLMERLKDCTVCPHHCHVNRQKGELGFCRASWEVEIGGYGPHFGEEPPLVGRGGSGTIFFSHCNLACVFCQNFDISRGQHGEKVSLETLARIMLSLQDRGCHNINLVTPSHYVPQIIAALAIAAEKGLRLPLVYNCGGYEEKATLEEIAGLIDIYMPDFKYADPEVGRRLSHVPDYPRVAKIAIKEMQRQVGDLQVDDEGIARRGLIIRHLVLPEGLAGTGEVMEFIAREISPHAYINVMNQYYPACEAYRYGPLSRRITREEFKEALEAAHRASPHFRLAE; this is encoded by the coding sequence ATGACTGATTATCCTGGGTATATCGATAGCTCCAGGAGCGGCAGGCTAAAGGACCTGGCTGCCGGTCTCATGGAACGCCTTAAAGATTGCACTGTTTGTCCCCACCATTGCCATGTCAACCGGCAAAAAGGGGAATTGGGCTTTTGCCGGGCGAGCTGGGAGGTGGAAATCGGCGGCTACGGTCCCCACTTTGGCGAGGAGCCACCCCTGGTAGGGCGAGGTGGCTCCGGGACCATTTTCTTCAGCCACTGCAACTTAGCCTGCGTTTTTTGCCAGAACTTCGATATCAGCCGCGGTCAACATGGCGAAAAGGTTTCCCTGGAGACGCTGGCCCGCATAATGCTATCGTTGCAGGACCGGGGCTGCCATAATATTAATCTGGTAACGCCGTCCCACTATGTCCCCCAGATTATCGCCGCCCTGGCCATTGCCGCCGAAAAAGGTTTGCGGTTACCTCTGGTCTATAACTGCGGCGGCTATGAAGAAAAGGCGACCCTGGAGGAGATTGCCGGCCTCATAGACATCTACATGCCGGACTTCAAGTATGCCGATCCTGAGGTTGGCAGACGCCTTTCCCATGTACCGGATTATCCCCGGGTGGCAAAGATAGCCATTAAAGAAATGCAGCGCCAGGTGGGCGACCTGCAGGTGGATGACGAGGGAATAGCAAGGCGAGGGTTAATTATCCGTCACCTGGTCCTACCGGAGGGCCTGGCCGGAACCGGGGAGGTCATGGAGTTTATCGCCCGGGAAATCTCACCCCATGCCTATATCAACGTCATGAACCAGTATTACCCGGCCTGCGAGGCCTATCGCTACGGCCCTTTGAGCCGGCGGATTACCCGAGAGGAGTTTAAAGAGGCTTTAGAGGCGGCCCACCGGGCCAGCCCCCATTTCCGGCTGGCGGAGTAG
- a CDS encoding sulfite exporter TauE/SafE family protein, producing MAILIFTGSILAGIVGALLGLGGGIIIIPVLTLLLNIDIRYAIGASIVSVIATSSGAAAAYIRDRITNIRIGMFLEMATTTGAITGAYLGGLISPHYLYIIFAVVLGYSTLAMFKRRNLELPEGVVAHPLAKKLKLEGSYYDQVLNRQVEYTSTGVYEGFGIMYGAGVISGLLGIGNGIFKVMAMDMFMKLPMKVSTATSNFMIGVTAAASAGIYFARGDIHPAIAAPVALGVVIGATLGTRLMVRLRNTTLRKIFVPVLLYISLQMLLKGLKG from the coding sequence ATGGCAATATTGATTTTTACCGGTTCAATTCTTGCCGGTATAGTGGGGGCCCTGCTGGGGCTGGGTGGCGGGATTATCATCATCCCTGTGCTGACCCTGCTCCTCAATATTGACATCCGCTATGCCATTGGCGCCAGCATCGTCTCCGTTATCGCTACTTCCAGCGGTGCGGCGGCGGCCTATATTCGTGACCGTATTACCAATATCCGCATCGGTATGTTCCTGGAAATGGCCACTACCACCGGGGCTATTACCGGAGCTTATTTAGGCGGTCTAATTAGCCCCCACTACCTTTATATCATTTTTGCCGTTGTCCTGGGCTATTCTACCCTGGCCATGTTTAAACGGCGCAACCTTGAGCTTCCGGAAGGAGTCGTCGCCCATCCCCTGGCGAAAAAATTGAAATTAGAGGGAAGTTACTACGACCAGGTCCTGAACCGGCAGGTAGAATACACATCAACAGGGGTTTACGAGGGTTTTGGCATTATGTACGGGGCTGGCGTTATTTCCGGCCTGCTGGGTATTGGCAATGGGATCTTTAAAGTCATGGCTATGGACATGTTCATGAAATTGCCCATGAAGGTGTCTACCGCTACCAGCAATTTCATGATTGGTGTCACCGCGGCCGCCAGTGCCGGTATATATTTCGCCCGGGGTGATATCCACCCCGCCATTGCCGCTCCCGTAGCCCTGGGCGTCGTTATCGGAGCCACCCTGGGCACCCGCCTCATGGTTCGCCTGCGCAACACTACCTTAAGAAAGATCTTTGTGCCGGTATTGCTTTATATTTCCCTGCAGATGCTCTTGAAAGGCCTAAAAGGGTGA
- a CDS encoding superoxide dismutase, with amino-acid sequence MEEAQNFWLSPPVPPGEHRLPPLPYPYDALEPVISERQLRLHHDRHHLAYVEGLNKAELKLVEARQKGDFALVKHWERELAFHGSGHILHSIYWTVMAPWSGRGPGSLLREKINSYFGSQAAFQEQFSRAAVDVEGSGWAILAWQPAWGRLEILTAEKHQDLTQWGAIPILVLDVWEHAYYLDYQNRRADYVKDWWQLVNWPEVERRLQLALPALVPLSLAGYLP; translated from the coding sequence ATGGAAGAAGCACAAAACTTCTGGTTATCTCCTCCCGTGCCTCCCGGCGAGCACCGGTTGCCGCCTTTACCTTATCCTTATGATGCCCTGGAACCGGTCATCAGCGAGAGGCAGTTGCGCCTCCACCACGACCGCCACCATCTGGCCTATGTTGAGGGGCTCAACAAAGCGGAATTAAAACTGGTTGAGGCCCGGCAGAAGGGCGACTTTGCCCTGGTAAAGCACTGGGAGCGGGAGCTGGCCTTTCACGGGTCCGGGCATATCCTGCACAGCATCTACTGGACGGTAATGGCTCCCTGGAGCGGGAGAGGGCCGGGGAGTTTATTGCGGGAGAAAATAAACAGCTATTTTGGTAGCCAAGCTGCCTTCCAGGAACAGTTTAGCCGGGCGGCTGTAGATGTGGAGGGCTCCGGCTGGGCCATCCTGGCCTGGCAGCCGGCCTGGGGCCGCCTGGAAATCCTGACGGCAGAAAAGCACCAGGATTTGACCCAGTGGGGGGCCATTCCCATCCTGGTCCTCGATGTCTGGGAACACGCCTATTACCTGGACTACCAGAACCGGCGCGCCGATTATGTTAAGGACTGGTGGCAGCTGGTCAACTGGCCGGAGGTAGAGCGGCGACTGCAACTCGCATTGCCGGCCCTGGTACCCTTAAGCCTGGCTGGTTATCTGCCCTGA
- a CDS encoding thiamine pyrophosphate-dependent enzyme, producing MVKIKELPDAELVQGSYACAGCGGILAVRLALKVLGPETVIVTTPSCLLGVTTFYPQLAFKVPCVNVTFPSTAAAVSGVVAGLRRRGKKGVKVVGLAGDGGTVDIGLQALSGALERGDNFIFICYDNEAYMNTGVQRSGATPLGARTTTTPVGSVGRGEERPKKDMLRIVAAHGVPYAATASIGYPQDYLTKVQKAMQVEGPAYIQVLSPCPPGWGYRSDLTVKLARLAVQTGQWPLAEYVNGELTVKEIPNPRPLREYLAPQARFAHMLG from the coding sequence ATGGTTAAAATAAAAGAATTACCTGATGCAGAACTGGTGCAGGGTTCTTACGCCTGCGCCGGCTGCGGCGGGATACTCGCCGTCCGTCTGGCCCTGAAGGTCTTGGGGCCGGAAACGGTCATCGTCACCACACCGAGCTGCCTGCTGGGGGTAACCACATTTTATCCCCAGCTGGCCTTCAAAGTTCCCTGCGTCAATGTCACCTTCCCCAGCACAGCGGCGGCCGTTTCCGGAGTGGTGGCCGGTTTGAGGCGCCGGGGGAAGAAAGGGGTCAAAGTCGTGGGCCTGGCCGGCGACGGCGGTACCGTCGACATCGGGCTCCAGGCTTTATCCGGCGCCCTGGAGCGGGGCGACAATTTTATCTTCATCTGCTATGACAACGAAGCCTACATGAATACCGGGGTACAGCGGAGCGGGGCCACACCTTTAGGGGCGCGGACCACGACGACGCCGGTGGGCAGCGTGGGCCGGGGCGAAGAAAGGCCCAAAAAGGATATGTTGCGTATTGTAGCGGCCCACGGTGTCCCCTATGCGGCAACAGCCAGCATCGGCTACCCCCAGGATTACCTGACCAAGGTGCAAAAGGCCATGCAGGTGGAAGGCCCGGCATACATTCAGGTTCTTTCCCCCTGCCCACCGGGCTGGGGCTACCGCAGCGACCTGACGGTGAAGCTAGCCCGCCTGGCCGTCCAGACGGGCCAGTGGCCCCTGGCCGAATACGTAAATGGAGAGCTTACGGTAAAAGAGATTCCCAATCCCAGACCCTTGCGCGAATACCTGGCGCCCCAGGCACGTTTTGCCCATATGCTGGGTTAA
- a CDS encoding 2-oxoacid:acceptor oxidoreductase family protein has translation MLQIRWHGRGGQGAVTAARIFGLAAAVYGDWYAQSFPSFGTERRGAPVTAFTRLDDRPIRDRSQIYNPDYVVVLDATLLECTDVFAGLATGGTVLINADREKAAVRALDRARVYYLDATRLAREVLGVPIVNTTMVAALAGATGLLSLEAVEKAIAAVLPQGLAAQNIAVARQAYDLAKVLGGKEAIASGSRVKREALVSAD, from the coding sequence ATGTTACAGATTCGCTGGCATGGTCGTGGCGGCCAGGGCGCCGTTACTGCGGCGCGCATCTTTGGCCTGGCGGCAGCCGTCTATGGGGACTGGTATGCCCAGTCTTTTCCTTCCTTTGGCACGGAACGGCGGGGAGCGCCGGTGACGGCCTTTACCCGCCTGGATGACCGGCCTATTCGCGACCGCAGCCAGATCTATAACCCTGATTATGTGGTGGTACTGGATGCCACCTTGCTGGAGTGCACTGATGTCTTTGCCGGTCTGGCAACCGGGGGGACGGTCCTCATCAATGCCGACCGGGAGAAGGCGGCTGTACGGGCGTTGGACCGCGCCCGGGTCTATTACCTTGACGCCACCCGCCTGGCCCGGGAGGTCCTGGGCGTTCCAATAGTCAATACAACCATGGTGGCAGCCCTGGCCGGGGCGACCGGCCTCCTCTCCCTGGAGGCGGTAGAAAAAGCCATCGCTGCCGTCCTGCCACAAGGGCTGGCTGCCCAAAACATTGCCGTGGCCCGGCAGGCCTATGACCTGGCAAAGGTTCTCGGCGGTAAGGAGGCAATAGCCAGTGGCAGCCGGGTTAAGAGGGAGGCGTTAGTGAGTGCTGACTGA
- a CDS encoding type II toxin-antitoxin system VapC family toxin: MSSYICLDTSVLMKVLVEEEDSDKATALMRRIIEERKIIVLPAFAWAEVGSVLRQKCKRGELSTPDADDLWAEFQQFPGVEYLNDNMVMGRAWELGKHFDMPTLYDAVFMAVAEIVTENTGETCEYWTADERLVKIVSEQKEYVKWLKALPQAGECVGLKK; encoded by the coding sequence ATGAGTAGCTATATCTGCCTGGATACTTCCGTTCTAATGAAAGTGCTTGTCGAGGAAGAAGACAGCGATAAAGCCACGGCGCTGATGCGAAGGATAATTGAAGAACGTAAAATAATTGTCCTTCCTGCGTTTGCCTGGGCCGAAGTAGGAAGCGTTTTGCGGCAAAAATGCAAGAGAGGAGAATTGAGCACTCCGGATGCCGATGATTTATGGGCGGAGTTCCAGCAGTTTCCCGGGGTCGAATACCTGAACGACAATATGGTGATGGGACGGGCCTGGGAGCTCGGTAAGCATTTTGATATGCCTACGCTGTATGATGCAGTTTTCATGGCCGTCGCGGAAATAGTAACCGAAAATACGGGCGAAACCTGTGAATATTGGACAGCTGACGAAAGGCTTGTCAAAATAGTGAGCGAGCAAAAAGAATATGTAAAATGGCTGAAAGCGCTGCCACAGGCAGGTGAGTGTGTTGGGCTAAAAAAGTAA
- a CDS encoding type II toxin-antitoxin system Phd/YefM family antitoxin, with protein MHIVNVTDVRRNIREILAEIARTKAPAVIVQRSKPVAYLVDADTFERMRKYDAVDILSQARRESLDRMLRLRARVARKTEARGDSVAVIRELRERLGRHE; from the coding sequence ATGCATATAGTAAACGTAACAGACGTTAGGAGAAATATCCGTGAGATCCTGGCAGAAATAGCCAGGACAAAAGCTCCGGCGGTCATTGTCCAGCGGTCAAAGCCTGTCGCGTATCTGGTTGATGCAGACACGTTTGAGAGGATGCGAAAATACGATGCCGTGGATATTTTATCCCAGGCCAGGAGAGAAAGCCTGGACAGGATGCTCCGGTTAAGGGCGAGGGTTGCCAGGAAAACAGAGGCCCGGGGAGATTCCGTGGCAGTGATCCGCGAACTGCGGGAAAGGTTGGGCAGGCATGAGTAG
- a CDS encoding 4Fe-4S binding protein, translated as MLTEGDLRKGPNLATPLLSTTTGSWRLVRPVLNPERCNNCLTCWLFCPEGCFTRGERIVSLNLDFCKGCGICVAECPREALALVEEGSNDARLSER; from the coding sequence GTGCTGACTGAAGGTGATTTAAGGAAGGGGCCCAACCTGGCAACACCCTTATTGAGTACGACTACCGGTTCCTGGCGATTGGTGCGGCCGGTTCTAAATCCCGAACGCTGTAATAATTGCCTCACCTGCTGGCTCTTTTGCCCGGAAGGCTGCTTTACCAGGGGCGAAAGGATAGTTAGCCTTAATCTAGATTTTTGCAAGGGTTGTGGCATCTGTGTGGCCGAGTGCCCGCGGGAAGCCCTGGCCCTGGTGGAAGAAGGTAGTAACGATGCGCGCTTATCTGAACGGTAA
- a CDS encoding DUF1634 domain-containing protein produces the protein MENNLPKDTPQESHAIVVEDFISQSLRWGVVISAIIIAVGLVLYLLTGDSGYPAGFFPTSPLQVLRDVVHFKSFAIIDLGLLLLIATPIFRVAASIIAFISDRDRPYVLITTYVLAMLILSLLLGRAE, from the coding sequence ATGGAAAATAACTTGCCAAAAGATACTCCTCAAGAATCCCATGCCATCGTTGTGGAAGATTTCATCAGCCAGTCTTTACGCTGGGGAGTAGTTATCAGCGCCATAATAATTGCTGTCGGTCTGGTACTTTATTTACTCACCGGCGACAGCGGCTACCCGGCCGGTTTCTTCCCCACCAGCCCCCTCCAGGTGCTCAGGGATGTGGTGCATTTTAAGTCCTTTGCCATTATTGACCTGGGGCTTTTACTGCTCATCGCCACTCCCATTTTCCGCGTCGCCGCATCGATTATCGCCTTTATCTCTGATCGCGACCGCCCTTATGTACTGATTACTACTTATGTGTTAGCTATGTTAATTTTAAGCTTGTTGTTGGGAAGGGCAGAATGA
- a CDS encoding sugar phosphate nucleotidyltransferase, with the protein MKAIIMAGGEGSRLRPLTCKRPKPLVPVANRPVMEYCLDLLRDLGIKEVGVTLQYLPALIQEYFGDGSDFGLHLHYFVEDKPLGTAGSVKNAASFLDETFVVVSGDALTDFDLRPAIARHKESGALATLVLATVDNPLEYGVVITNPDGSIRSFLEKPSWGEVFSDRVNTGIYILEPEVLELVPEGQSFDFSKDLFPRLLKEKRPLFGVTLSGYWCDIGNLTQYRQAQEDILSGKVKVRVVGEDRGKGVVAGAEVEIDPTARIEGPVLIGSYCRIGPGAAVGPFTVLGPYTRVEEGASVKRSTLWDNVYVGQGAGLRGAVVCSRASLQRQVRIYEGAVIGDGSRVDTGAEVRPEVKIWPEKILSRETVVHESLIWGQGTGRPLFVGSQAPGYLKGDLTPFQVTRMGLAYGASFKPGALVGLSTFAGGAGEMLFKAMAAGLMAAGVKVADLGRLPTPVHRFAVRTLRLAGGCHLKQDATNRDKIWLHLVNERGHDLAPGAVRKIENLYWREDGRQVKEVQATTYFPALKETYRDWLLSTLGDEGIKSRPVRIALGCQGEIAALASEVLQRAGAEVVRLDFDPAKSWGAIQEDIPFFASEIERYGAVLGAAIDQNGEELILFTGEGRRLTPSQQQALLARVYLEANRGAILVLPVTASKAAELVAGYMGGMIERVKSHPGIHQEAMARVDGEAALAQQHLQLDALGALLYILDWLARRDESLAEAVAGLPAIHTVTRTVPCPWEAKGRVMRTLISEEPAERVELLDGVQIRHKDGWSLVFPDGETPHYRIYSEAFSQEMAEELAGFYEQRLRELIAREKDWE; encoded by the coding sequence ATGAAAGCGATTATCATGGCCGGCGGGGAGGGGTCGAGGCTCAGGCCCCTGACCTGCAAGCGGCCCAAACCCCTGGTGCCGGTGGCCAACCGGCCGGTAATGGAATACTGCCTAGACCTGTTACGTGACCTGGGTATCAAAGAAGTAGGGGTGACCCTGCAGTACCTGCCGGCATTGATCCAGGAATACTTCGGTGACGGTAGTGACTTTGGCCTGCACCTTCATTATTTTGTAGAGGATAAGCCCCTGGGTACCGCCGGCAGCGTTAAAAACGCGGCTTCCTTTTTAGATGAAACCTTTGTGGTGGTAAGCGGTGACGCCCTGACGGATTTTGACCTGCGGCCCGCTATTGCCCGGCACAAGGAAAGCGGCGCCCTGGCCACCCTGGTGCTGGCGACAGTTGACAACCCCCTGGAGTACGGGGTGGTGATTACCAATCCGGACGGCAGTATCCGCTCCTTCCTGGAAAAGCCCAGCTGGGGCGAGGTTTTCAGCGACCGGGTCAATACCGGGATCTATATCCTGGAGCCTGAGGTCCTGGAACTGGTGCCGGAGGGGCAATCCTTTGATTTCAGCAAAGATCTTTTCCCCCGGCTGCTAAAGGAAAAACGGCCCCTTTTTGGGGTGACCCTCTCCGGCTACTGGTGCGATATTGGTAATTTGACGCAATACAGGCAGGCCCAGGAGGATATCTTGAGCGGTAAAGTTAAAGTCCGGGTGGTGGGTGAAGACCGGGGTAAGGGTGTGGTGGCCGGCGCAGAGGTGGAGATTGATCCCACGGCCAGGATTGAAGGTCCGGTTCTGATAGGCAGCTATTGCCGTATCGGCCCCGGGGCTGCGGTCGGGCCTTTTACCGTCCTGGGGCCATACACCCGGGTGGAAGAAGGGGCCAGCGTCAAGCGGTCGACCCTATGGGATAATGTGTATGTCGGGCAAGGGGCAGGCTTAAGGGGGGCAGTGGTCTGCAGCCGGGCCAGCCTGCAGCGGCAGGTGCGGATTTATGAAGGCGCGGTTATCGGCGACGGCAGCCGGGTAGACACCGGAGCCGAGGTGCGGCCGGAGGTAAAGATCTGGCCTGAGAAAATTTTAAGCCGGGAGACGGTGGTGCATGAAAGCCTCATCTGGGGCCAGGGAACGGGCCGGCCCCTCTTTGTTGGCAGCCAGGCACCGGGCTATTTAAAAGGAGATTTAACTCCTTTCCAGGTTACCCGCATGGGGCTGGCCTATGGTGCCAGTTTTAAACCGGGAGCCCTGGTGGGCCTGAGCACCTTTGCCGGCGGAGCCGGGGAAATGCTCTTCAAGGCTATGGCCGCCGGCCTGATGGCTGCTGGGGTCAAGGTGGCCGACCTGGGCCGGTTACCAACCCCGGTCCATCGTTTTGCCGTCCGTACTTTAAGGCTGGCCGGTGGCTGTCATCTTAAACAGGATGCTACCAACCGGGATAAGATCTGGTTGCACCTGGTCAATGAGCGCGGTCACGATTTAGCCCCCGGAGCGGTGCGTAAAATTGAAAACTTGTACTGGCGGGAAGACGGCCGCCAGGTGAAAGAGGTACAGGCCACTACCTATTTCCCGGCCCTGAAGGAAACTTACCGTGATTGGTTATTGTCGACCCTGGGGGACGAAGGGATAAAAAGTAGGCCGGTACGGATAGCCCTGGGGTGCCAGGGAGAAATAGCCGCCCTGGCCAGTGAAGTTTTACAGCGGGCCGGGGCCGAAGTGGTCCGGCTGGATTTCGATCCTGCCAAGAGCTGGGGGGCCATACAGGAGGATATACCCTTTTTCGCTTCAGAAATCGAGCGCTATGGAGCAGTCCTGGGAGCAGCCATTGACCAGAATGGTGAGGAATTAATCCTTTTTACCGGCGAGGGCCGCCGGTTAACACCCTCCCAGCAGCAGGCCCTTCTGGCCCGGGTCTACCTGGAGGCAAACCGGGGGGCAATACTGGTCCTGCCGGTGACAGCTTCCAAGGCAGCGGAACTGGTGGCCGGGTACATGGGGGGAATGATAGAGCGGGTGAAGAGCCATCCCGGTATCCACCAGGAAGCCATGGCCCGGGTGGATGGAGAAGCCGCCCTGGCGCAGCAGCACCTGCAACTGGATGCCCTGGGAGCCCTCCTTTATATCCTGGACTGGCTGGCCCGGCGGGATGAGAGCCTGGCTGAAGCGGTGGCCGGCCTGCCCGCCATCCATACCGTCACCCGGACCGTACCCTGCCCATGGGAAGCCAAGGGCCGGGTTATGCGGACCTTGATCAGCGAGGAACCGGCCGAAAGGGTGGAACTGCTGGACGGAGTCCAGATACGCCATAAAGATGGCTGGTCCCTGGTATTCCCCGACGGGGAAACACCCCATTACCGCATTTACAGCGAAGCTTTTTCCCAGGAGATGGCTGAAGAGCTGGCCGGTTTTTATGAGCAGCGCTTAAGGGAATTAATCGCCCGGGAGAAGGATTGGGAGTAA
- the porA gene encoding pyruvate ferredoxin oxidoreductase: MRAYLNGNEAVAAAVKLARTEVVAAYPITPQSTIVEKIAEYIAGGSMEADYIRVESEHAALAACYGAAVTGTRVFTATSSQGLAYMFEMLHYVSGCRVPMVMAVANRGLAAPWTIWADHQDAIACRDTGWIQLYVETAQEALDTCLQAYKIAAHPEVLTPVMVCLDGYVLSHTEEIVDLPDQEAVDRFLPPYRPEYSVDTQRPYVFGVGAGPDLYPAFKYFQQQAMLKAKEVIKEVDREFQAHFQRSYGGLVDPYCCNDAEVVLVVMGATAGTAREVVDCLRRQGEAVGLLRLRSFRPFPVEDLQAALARARVVAVLDRDCSFGYEGVLATEVKAALADLPAQPQVAGFIGGLGGRDISQEELAGIFRHCLEAVRRQDRGEEQVVSGGWQK; the protein is encoded by the coding sequence ATGCGCGCTTATCTGAACGGTAACGAGGCGGTAGCGGCGGCCGTGAAGCTCGCCCGGACGGAAGTGGTGGCCGCCTATCCCATTACTCCCCAGTCGACCATTGTGGAGAAAATAGCAGAATACATAGCCGGCGGTTCCATGGAAGCGGACTATATAAGGGTAGAATCCGAACATGCCGCCCTGGCGGCCTGCTACGGGGCGGCGGTTACGGGAACGCGGGTCTTTACGGCCACCTCTTCCCAGGGGCTGGCCTACATGTTTGAAATGCTCCATTATGTCAGCGGCTGCCGCGTACCCATGGTCATGGCTGTGGCCAACCGCGGCCTGGCGGCTCCCTGGACCATCTGGGCCGATCACCAGGACGCCATTGCCTGCCGCGATACGGGCTGGATCCAGCTCTACGTGGAAACGGCCCAGGAAGCCCTGGACACCTGCCTGCAGGCCTATAAAATTGCGGCCCATCCGGAGGTGCTGACGCCGGTTATGGTCTGCCTGGACGGCTATGTCCTGTCCCATACGGAAGAAATTGTGGACTTACCGGACCAGGAGGCCGTGGACCGCTTCCTGCCGCCATACCGGCCGGAGTATAGCGTGGACACGCAGCGGCCCTATGTCTTTGGCGTTGGCGCGGGGCCGGACCTGTATCCTGCCTTTAAGTATTTCCAGCAGCAGGCCATGCTGAAAGCGAAAGAGGTTATTAAAGAAGTAGACCGGGAGTTTCAGGCCCACTTCCAGCGCAGCTACGGCGGCCTGGTGGACCCTTATTGCTGTAATGACGCTGAGGTGGTGCTGGTCGTCATGGGCGCCACCGCCGGAACGGCCCGGGAAGTGGTGGACTGTTTACGCCGGCAGGGCGAAGCGGTAGGCCTCTTGCGCCTGCGGAGTTTCCGGCCTTTCCCGGTGGAAGACCTCCAGGCGGCCCTCGCCAGAGCCAGGGTGGTGGCCGTTCTGGACCGCGACTGCTCTTTCGGTTATGAAGGGGTGCTGGCCACGGAAGTAAAGGCGGCCCTGGCTGATCTACCGGCACAGCCGCAGGTGGCTGGCTTCATCGGCGGCCTGGGCGGCCGCGATATCAGCCAGGAGGAACTGGCAGGTATTTTCCGCCATTGCCTGGAGGCGGTACGGCGCCAGGACAGGGGTGAAGAACAGGTTGTTAGTGGCGGCTGGCAGAAGTAA
- a CDS encoding glycoside hydrolase family 57 protein: protein MPRGYVALVLHAHLPYVRDTEDEFSLAEKWFHEAVTETYIPLIHVCQRLNRDRIPYKLTLSLSPPLTAMMADNLVQEHYRRYLERLRELAAREVWRTRNDPRFHLVARMYQDLFESIYRTYLAYGGNLISAFRELQDSGNVEIITCAATHGYLPLIGLQREVVRAQVEVAVNNHRRLFGRPPMGLWLPECAYNPGDDAILRDYGIKYFFVDAHGLLYATPRPRYSIFAPVYTPAGVAAFGRDLESSEQVWSAQEGYPGDFDYREFYRDIGYDLDFEYIKPYIHPSGLRLDTGMKYYRITGKSNYKEPYVPEWASFKAHTHAGNFLFNREHQINYLADYMDRPPLIVCPYDAELFGHWWFEGPQFLESLFRQVAGLAHQPFTFITPSEYLERFPVNQPATPCMSSWGNNGYNEVWLEGSNDWIYRHLHHAADEMIRLSNQHPEATGLLLRALNQAARELLVAQSSDWAFIMKTGTMVDYAVQRTKKHLLNFWDLTRSVKNNDLDPEKVQALEDANNIFPDINYRVFASR from the coding sequence ATGCCCCGTGGTTATGTCGCCCTGGTATTACACGCTCATTTACCGTATGTCCGTGATACGGAAGACGAATTTTCCCTGGCCGAAAAATGGTTCCACGAAGCTGTCACCGAAACCTATATCCCCTTGATCCATGTCTGCCAGCGCCTGAATCGGGACCGGATACCCTATAAATTGACCCTCTCTTTAAGCCCCCCTTTGACTGCTATGATGGCCGATAACCTGGTCCAGGAGCATTACCGCCGTTACCTGGAACGCCTGCGGGAGCTGGCCGCCCGGGAGGTCTGGCGTACCAGGAACGATCCGCGCTTTCACCTGGTGGCCCGCATGTACCAGGACCTTTTTGAAAGCATCTACCGCACTTACCTGGCATACGGAGGCAACCTGATCAGTGCCTTCCGGGAACTCCAGGACAGCGGCAACGTGGAAATAATAACCTGCGCCGCCACCCACGGCTACCTGCCTTTAATCGGCCTGCAGCGAGAAGTAGTCCGTGCTCAGGTAGAAGTGGCAGTCAATAACCACCGCCGCCTCTTCGGCCGGCCGCCGATGGGCCTGTGGCTGCCCGAATGTGCCTATAACCCTGGAGATGACGCCATTTTAAGGGATTACGGCATTAAATACTTCTTCGTCGATGCCCACGGCCTCCTTTACGCCACACCGCGGCCCCGCTACAGCATTTTTGCCCCCGTCTACACCCCGGCAGGAGTTGCTGCCTTCGGCCGCGACCTGGAGTCTTCGGAGCAGGTGTGGAGTGCCCAGGAAGGCTACCCGGGGGACTTCGATTACCGGGAGTTTTACCGGGATATCGGCTATGACCTGGACTTTGAATATATTAAGCCCTATATCCATCCTTCCGGCCTGCGATTGGATACGGGTATGAAATACTACCGCATCACCGGTAAGTCCAACTATAAGGAGCCCTATGTACCGGAATGGGCTAGTTTCAAAGCCCACACCCACGCCGGCAACTTCCTGTTTAACAGGGAACACCAGATTAACTACCTGGCCGATTACATGGACCGGCCGCCCCTCATTGTCTGCCCCTATGACGCCGAGCTCTTCGGGCACTGGTGGTTCGAAGGACCCCAGTTCCTGGAATCGCTCTTCCGCCAGGTGGCGGGGCTCGCCCATCAACCCTTTACCTTTATCACGCCAAGCGAGTACCTGGAGCGTTTCCCCGTCAACCAGCCGGCCACGCCCTGCATGTCCAGCTGGGGGAATAACGGTTATAACGAGGTCTGGCTGGAGGGTTCCAACGACTGGATTTACCGCCATCTCCACCACGCTGCTGACGAGATGATCCGACTGTCCAACCAGCACCCGGAGGCCACGGGCCTGCTGCTGCGCGCCTTAAACCAGGCCGCCCGGGAACTCCTGGTGGCCCAGAGCAGTGACTGGGCCTTCATCATGAAAACCGGGACCATGGTAGATTACGCCGTCCAGCGGACGAAAAAACACCTGCTGAATTTCTGGGATCTCACCCGGTCAGTAAAAAATAACGACCTGGACCCTGAAAAGGTCCAGGCCCTGGAGGACGCTAATAATATCTTTCCGGATATAAACTATAGGGTTTTTGCCAGCAGATAA